Proteins co-encoded in one Synechococcus elongatus PCC 6301 genomic window:
- a CDS encoding photosystem II reaction center protein T, producing MESLVYIFVFVVALGVLFFAIAFREPPRIGK from the coding sequence ATGGAAAGTCTCGTCTACATCTTCGTTTTCGTTGTGGCACTGGGTGTGCTGTTCTTCGCGATCGCCTTCCGCGAACCACCTCGAATCGGCAAATAA
- the psbB gene encoding photosystem II chlorophyll-binding protein CP47, translated as MGLPWYRVHTVVLNDPGRLIAVHLMHTALVAGWAGSMALYELAIFDPSDAVLNPMWRQGMFVLPFMARLGVTQSWGGWSITGETAVDPGYWSFEGVAIAHIVLSGLLFLAAVWHWVYWDLELFTDPRTGEPALDLPKMFGIHLFLSGLLCFGFGAFHLSGLWGPGMWVSDPYGLTGHVQPVAPAWGPEGFNPFNPGGIVAHHIAAGVVGIVAGLFHLTVRPPERLYKALRMGNIETVLSSSLAAVFFAAFVVAGTMWYGNAATPVELFGPTRYQWDQGYFRQEIARRVDTAVASGASLEEAWSSIPEKLAFYDYVGNSPAKGGLFRTGQMNKGDGIAQGWLGHAVFKDKNGDVLDVRRLPNFFENFPIVLTDSKGAVRADIPFRRAEAKFSFEETGITASFYGGSLNGQTITDPAQVKKYARKAQLGEAFEFDTETLNSDGVFRTSPRGWFTFGHASFALLFFFGHIWHGSRTLFRDVFAGIEADLGEQIEFGAFQKLGDPTTRKTAA; from the coding sequence ATGGGACTACCCTGGTACCGTGTCCACACGGTCGTCCTCAATGATCCGGGACGACTGATTGCAGTGCACTTGATGCACACTGCCCTCGTGGCAGGTTGGGCAGGTTCGATGGCTTTATACGAACTTGCCATTTTTGATCCTTCTGATGCCGTGCTGAACCCCATGTGGCGGCAAGGCATGTTCGTGTTGCCGTTCATGGCGCGTTTGGGCGTCACCCAATCTTGGGGTGGCTGGAGCATCACCGGCGAAACCGCCGTGGATCCTGGCTATTGGAGCTTTGAAGGCGTCGCGATCGCCCACATCGTACTGTCGGGTCTGCTGTTCCTCGCAGCAGTCTGGCACTGGGTCTACTGGGACCTCGAACTCTTTACCGATCCCCGCACCGGCGAACCGGCCTTGGACCTGCCAAAAATGTTTGGCATCCACCTGTTCCTCTCCGGTCTTCTTTGCTTCGGCTTCGGTGCTTTCCACCTGTCTGGCCTCTGGGGCCCGGGGATGTGGGTCTCCGATCCCTACGGCTTGACCGGCCATGTCCAACCAGTTGCCCCGGCCTGGGGTCCTGAAGGCTTCAACCCCTTCAATCCGGGTGGCATTGTGGCTCACCACATTGCAGCCGGTGTCGTTGGCATCGTCGCAGGCCTCTTCCACCTGACGGTTCGTCCCCCCGAGCGCCTCTACAAAGCGCTGCGGATGGGCAACATCGAAACCGTCTTGTCGAGCTCCTTGGCAGCAGTCTTCTTCGCTGCTTTTGTGGTCGCTGGCACGATGTGGTACGGCAACGCTGCCACGCCAGTCGAACTGTTTGGCCCAACTCGCTACCAGTGGGACCAAGGCTACTTCCGTCAGGAAATTGCCCGCCGGGTTGATACGGCTGTCGCCAGTGGCGCTTCTTTAGAGGAAGCTTGGAGCTCCATTCCTGAAAAACTGGCCTTCTATGACTACGTCGGCAACAGCCCTGCTAAAGGTGGCTTGTTCCGTACCGGTCAGATGAACAAAGGTGACGGGATTGCCCAAGGCTGGCTCGGCCACGCTGTCTTCAAGGACAAAAATGGCGATGTGCTCGACGTCCGTCGCTTGCCGAACTTCTTCGAGAACTTCCCGATCGTCTTGACTGACAGCAAAGGTGCTGTGCGGGCAGACATTCCTTTCCGTCGTGCTGAAGCGAAATTCAGCTTCGAGGAAACCGGAATTACGGCTAGCTTCTACGGCGGTTCTCTGAATGGCCAAACCATCACTGATCCGGCGCAGGTGAAGAAATACGCCCGTAAGGCTCAGTTGGGTGAAGCGTTCGAATTCGACACCGAAACCCTTAACTCGGACGGTGTGTTCCGGACTTCGCCGCGTGGCTGGTTCACCTTTGGTCACGCCAGCTTTGCTCTGCTCTTCTTCTTTGGCCATATCTGGCACGGCTCTCGGACGCTGTTCCGCGATGTCTTTGCTGGGATTGAAGCCGACTTGGGCGAGCAGATTGAATTCGGGGCCTTCCAGAAATTGGGTGACCCGACCACTCGGAAAACAGCCGCTTAA
- the nrdR gene encoding transcriptional regulator NrdR, protein MQCPACRHTDSRVLESRSSESGRSVRRRRECLSCGHRFTTYERVEFVPISVIKRNGDRESFDRSKLLRGIVRACEKTGVSAQQMDLLVDEIEGTLQQRSSRDVQSSEIGEMVLQQIGRLSEVAYIRFASVYRQFRGVRDFVETLDRLQDLSRDEVGDVPAAVTSLTSA, encoded by the coding sequence ATGCAATGTCCAGCCTGTCGTCATACTGATAGCCGGGTCCTCGAATCGCGATCGTCTGAAAGTGGTCGCAGTGTGCGGCGGAGACGCGAGTGCCTCAGTTGTGGCCATCGATTTACCACCTACGAACGGGTGGAGTTTGTTCCGATTAGCGTTATCAAACGCAATGGCGATCGCGAGTCTTTCGATCGCTCCAAATTGCTGCGCGGGATTGTCCGTGCCTGTGAAAAAACTGGCGTCTCAGCTCAGCAAATGGATCTGCTCGTCGATGAAATTGAGGGGACCCTTCAGCAGCGCAGCTCTCGCGATGTTCAAAGTTCAGAAATTGGCGAGATGGTGCTGCAGCAAATTGGCCGTCTGAGCGAAGTAGCCTACATCCGTTTTGCCTCGGTTTATCGTCAGTTTCGAGGCGTGCGGGATTTTGTCGAAACCCTCGATCGCCTCCAAGATCTCAGTCGTGATGAAGTGGGGGATGTCCCAGCAGCCGTTACTAGCTTGACGTCGGCCTAA